The Candidatus Obscuribacterales bacterium genome segment CACGGTCTCGTTCGGATCAAAGCCGCCCCCCGTATCCCGCCGACCCGATCGCTGCCCTTCAATGATCACGGTTTCGTCGATGTCTTCAATCTCGGTCAAAATCCAAAGCTGATCGCCGTCTGCCATGGTCTATCGCCTCGTTTTACCCATCATTATTTCAGATCCCGATCGGGGACAATCAAATCTAACTCGTCAGCAGCAGCGATCCTCGACATCACCCAAATTGTAAAAAAAATCGATCGCGCGTAGCGCGAAACCATGAAGAAGTGTAAAGAGAAAGAGTTAAAAAGTGTAAAGGACTACGAAAGAGTCCTCGCGGCAGAACAGACGACACGAAACCCAAGGTTGTAGGAGCGCGCGTCCGGGTCGTAGTTGTAGCGAAAGGCAGACCGACAAATACCAGGAGCGTCGAGCCACGAACCACCCCGCAGCACTCTCTCAGAATCATTATCACCCGTTACCCAAGCGTTGCCGTCGGTGGGAGCACCTTGATAGGTATCATGCCAATGAT includes the following:
- a CDS encoding formylglycine-generating enzyme family protein; its protein translation is HFGPTITTELANYNGNYFYGDASKGDDREQTTEVDSFPANAFGLYDMHGNVWEWCLDHWHDTYQGAPTDGNAWVTGDNDSERVLRGGSWLDAPGICRSAFRYNYDPDARSYNLGFRVVCSAARTLS